One part of the Funiculus sociatus GB2-C1 genome encodes these proteins:
- a CDS encoding chemotaxis protein CheW translates to MVGNPDFLTSSGQDHSPDFQELESPEGELHLRFYVPSGNEFALGASGIREVISSSPDRITPIPNASPLLLGTLNWRGQVIWVADLGQFLGDSQPLNTDKPEIPVIAVEDQDTMLGLAVDRIVGMDWLDIDQVQMLTNVPDSMAPFLRGEWLLDEASNQFLRLLDQVAIVRSARWAA, encoded by the coding sequence ATGGTAGGCAATCCAGACTTTTTAACAAGCAGCGGTCAAGATCACTCACCGGATTTTCAGGAACTAGAGAGTCCTGAAGGCGAATTACATTTGCGTTTCTACGTTCCTTCAGGTAATGAGTTTGCCTTGGGAGCAAGTGGAATCCGCGAAGTGATTTCCTCGTCACCAGACAGGATTACTCCCATTCCCAATGCTTCTCCCTTACTATTGGGAACACTAAACTGGCGCGGACAAGTGATTTGGGTGGCAGACTTGGGTCAATTTTTAGGGGATTCCCAACCTTTGAATACAGATAAACCGGAAATTCCGGTGATTGCCGTTGAAGACCAGGACACTATGTTAGGTTTAGCTGTTGACCGTATTGTAGGGATGGACTGGCTTGATATCGATCAGGTGCAAATGCTAACCAACGTTCCAGACAGTATGGCGCCTTTTTTGCGAGGCGAGTGGTTGTTAGATGAAGCCAGCAATCAGTTTCTGAGATTGTTAGACCAAGTGGCAATTGTTCGCTCAGCGCGGTGGGCGGCATGA
- a CDS encoding methyl-accepting chemotaxis protein, with protein sequence MKSSTDYSQEYQHAFSAYTLGNYEEAATIIDRLVEHYPDDPNARILKGHIYCYGLRQYDIAREQYELVPSLTDNAEFIDCANNGIEYAVSCQNYSESVGVSDTPVETYESGNHEEFADGDNYIPEGIGTWNSLEDPDANEAWNSSPASDMETENFGSLDDFDSGDFQDIEAYPEADPFGNQAFENSTPETPASYHDPFVQSWSENDLDDPVASNDPALFPIDAFSDFDELPNDEFTGDDTFDISQSSTYELPNAADSLETNNFERFPLEDETLLMRAKELENDLTPDDSFGYDSLGSTDDTEPYGTISDSIGSRNRSFETHPYHEDVTFVSHSDQNGNSAQEHFDFEAFDEAINYDSLDSLSSDTPSSSGLHTSSSDFLDEFGDFGDDLASIPDFDLQREGNSQGFTSGNSDLSGISRRSSPKDFVRKVDKRIPSGQAGDLGTSVQDDENFTFTGTSEQVPHFSPDVTRAEANVTVEQGPLAFYENAPLKRKPLIAAAIAGVVSAIVVAVVSQISANASPQANKGPIVNHLRSTGWVMTLFAGAASFGTTLALGRITTQQIKRATEDLQNQFESVSSGNFNAQATVYTEDEFGTLAAGFNQMSRVILITTSESQRKAEEQEQAKEDLQRQVIRLLDDVEGAARGDLTVQAEVTADVLGAVADSFNLTIQNLREIVQQVKMAARQVSKNATDSESFARSLSSDALRQAEELAVTLNSVQVMTGSIQRVAENAREAEDVARAASATALRGGESVERTVAGILQIRETVAETTRKVKRLAESSQEISKIVALISGIASRTNLLALNASIEAARAGEAGRGFAVVADEVRQLADRAAKALKEIEQIVLQIQQETGSVMTAMEEGTQQVIEGTKRAEQAKRSLEDIIQVSNRIDALVRSITADTVEQTETSSAVAQVMQSVELTAQETSQEAQRVSNALQNLVGVARDLLTSVERFRIEATEGK encoded by the coding sequence ATGAAATCAAGTACAGATTACTCACAAGAATATCAACACGCCTTTTCGGCATACACTCTGGGTAACTACGAAGAGGCGGCTACTATTATCGATCGCTTGGTCGAACATTATCCGGATGATCCGAATGCTCGAATCCTGAAAGGTCATATTTACTGTTATGGGTTACGGCAGTATGACATCGCACGGGAACAATATGAGTTGGTGCCTAGCCTGACTGACAATGCAGAATTTATTGATTGTGCCAACAATGGAATAGAATACGCTGTTTCTTGTCAAAACTACTCGGAATCAGTGGGTGTATCTGATACGCCAGTTGAAACGTATGAGTCAGGCAACCACGAAGAGTTCGCGGATGGTGACAATTATATTCCTGAAGGAATAGGGACATGGAATTCTCTGGAAGATCCAGACGCTAACGAGGCATGGAATTCCTCGCCAGCTTCAGACATGGAGACGGAAAATTTCGGCTCTCTAGATGATTTTGACTCTGGAGATTTTCAAGATATAGAGGCTTACCCAGAGGCTGATCCTTTTGGTAATCAGGCTTTTGAGAATTCAACTCCGGAGACACCAGCAAGCTATCACGATCCGTTTGTACAATCGTGGTCTGAAAACGACCTGGACGATCCGGTAGCATCCAACGATCCGGCTTTGTTTCCTATCGATGCCTTTAGTGACTTTGATGAACTGCCGAATGATGAATTTACGGGTGATGACACATTCGATATTAGTCAAAGTTCGACATATGAACTTCCAAATGCTGCTGACTCTTTAGAAACAAACAATTTCGAGCGCTTCCCTCTTGAAGATGAAACTCTTTTAATGAGGGCAAAAGAGCTGGAAAACGATCTAACTCCAGACGACAGTTTTGGATATGATAGCCTGGGTTCCACAGACGACACTGAACCGTATGGAACGATAAGTGACTCGATAGGCTCCCGAAATCGGTCGTTTGAGACTCATCCTTACCATGAAGACGTAACTTTTGTATCTCACTCAGACCAAAATGGCAACAGCGCTCAAGAGCATTTTGATTTTGAGGCTTTTGACGAAGCAATTAACTATGACTCGCTGGATTCACTTTCATCAGATACTCCCAGTAGTAGCGGACTACATACAAGTAGCAGCGACTTTTTAGACGAATTTGGTGATTTTGGCGATGATTTAGCTAGTATTCCGGATTTCGATCTGCAACGTGAAGGCAATAGTCAAGGATTCACTTCGGGAAATTCAGACTTGAGTGGAATTTCCCGGCGATCTTCGCCCAAAGATTTTGTCCGGAAAGTAGATAAGCGAATTCCATCTGGACAAGCTGGCGATCTGGGTACTAGCGTTCAGGATGATGAAAATTTCACCTTCACTGGAACTAGCGAACAAGTACCGCACTTTTCCCCAGATGTTACTAGAGCTGAGGCAAACGTTACCGTTGAGCAAGGGCCGCTTGCTTTCTATGAAAATGCTCCTTTAAAAAGAAAACCGCTGATTGCAGCTGCGATCGCCGGAGTAGTTTCCGCCATCGTCGTCGCCGTAGTTAGCCAAATCTCCGCCAACGCCTCTCCCCAAGCCAACAAAGGCCCCATTGTTAACCATCTCCGCAGCACTGGCTGGGTCATGACTCTCTTTGCAGGTGCCGCCAGCTTTGGCACAACTTTAGCTTTAGGGCGAATCACCACCCAACAAATTAAAAGAGCCACTGAAGACCTGCAAAACCAATTTGAATCAGTTTCGAGTGGCAATTTCAACGCTCAAGCTACCGTCTACACAGAAGACGAATTTGGCACCCTAGCCGCTGGTTTTAACCAAATGTCTCGCGTTATCCTGATCACCACATCAGAATCCCAACGTAAAGCCGAAGAGCAAGAGCAAGCCAAAGAAGACTTACAACGGCAAGTTATTCGACTGTTAGATGACGTGGAAGGTGCTGCTCGTGGGGATCTCACTGTACAAGCAGAAGTCACCGCCGACGTGTTGGGAGCGGTTGCCGACTCGTTTAACCTGACAATTCAAAACCTGCGGGAAATTGTGCAGCAGGTGAAAATGGCAGCCCGACAAGTTAGTAAAAATGCTACTGATAGCGAATCTTTCGCCCGTAGTCTGTCAAGCGATGCCTTGCGTCAGGCAGAAGAGTTGGCAGTAACTCTAAACTCGGTTCAGGTGATGACCGGATCGATTCAGCGCGTTGCCGAGAATGCACGAGAAGCTGAAGATGTTGCCCGCGCAGCCTCTGCTACCGCCCTCCGGGGTGGGGAGTCGGTGGAAAGAACGGTTGCTGGTATTCTGCAAATTCGGGAAACGGTAGCAGAAACTACTCGAAAAGTCAAGAGGCTTGCGGAATCTTCCCAGGAAATTTCCAAGATCGTCGCCTTGATTTCCGGAATTGCCTCCCGTACTAACCTGTTGGCGCTCAATGCCAGTATTGAGGCAGCACGGGCTGGCGAAGCGGGTCGCGGCTTCGCGGTGGTGGCAGATGAAGTGCGACAACTGGCAGACCGAGCCGCGAAAGCTCTTAAGGAAATTGAGCAGATCGTGCTACAAATCCAGCAGGAAACGGGTTCGGTGATGACGGCAATGGAAGAAGGTACCCAGCAGGTAATTGAGGGAACTAAACGGGCAGAACAGGCAAAACGCAGTCTAGAAGACATCATTCAGGTGTCAAATCGCATTGATGCGCTAGTGCGTTCGATTACCGCTGACACTGTGGAACAGACAGAAACTTCTTCTGCTGTGGCTCAGGTGATGCAGTCGGTGGAACTGACCGCGCAAGAAACTTCACAGGAAGCTCAGAGGGTGTCAAATGCGCTGCAAAATCTGGTCGGCGTGGCGCGAGATTTGCTGACTTCCGTGGAACGCTTCCGCATCGAAGCTACCGAGGGAAAATAA
- a CDS encoding response regulator: MQPEQQQRIMGYFIEEAKDHLNTIEQGLMNLQSTIEDPEMVNEVFRAAHSVKGGAAMLGLNSIQKASHRLEDSFKILKECPVKIDQKLESLFLRVSDTLKELIEQLSGPFGLTEDIGNSIMSGVEPVFEELNQHMALLVGGAGGMALEAANSTKAEAPMVMSAQYAGSSVRDGQAQKSVFTSDVLSQLREMLQLFKQPDSARCREKLQEICGSLELLGEQFELPKWSQLIRTAGSAIANPENSYRILASVVIKEIKQAQELVLAGRETSIEPSSQLKALIPLTTVVATGETHEAENYLQGAIATFESAHQTSDRTVLAVEAGNLHNHPVIAIDGDRYTDTPIQEEIVASVSSGATSWQEQALSPDVDNMFFEPANNKGRSKESATHRADPSGPEVGMAELNSLADLFEGESPELDETWQEEEVLSDVGHDLVNERHGESDFDEEGDSFDDFSDLLGDSLSGIAKPSPTATAGDELTNLFGEDFVDEATVDEQPSLQSVDDGFADMLFEDDSSVNTTSEDLSSLWDDNFIDEEESDSPEIATTATGATELSDEDLVVILAADNVEMAVAAADLEESFGEDGNAVGTDTDENESIFDAAPGSLESFDFDLTAETSDEVLEDWDTQPVMSTTEAADDWTADWSSEDLQILDGVSETEPSLTSSPEDWSDSMFGDELNTDAALSDNLNGGMMADDESWTTDAGWEEEPDFSNLNLFETPVATPESHNVLEELVLDENGDLWLEENGSTAEELEVFGLDGVGEAMPDEDAIASTETNVVNDVNLDFNWPFTSNTEDTNPADTENRSAADLAWDTIDNPALSESTSADEDPNSQEFNQTQLEDPLSALDNLEIPSEWAAGDPFALSETSETATTTDALELLDLDSPHPSPFNMDWDSAAESATPEENVNEYLDEPLNLDFTELQEETPHTALDNFFSEEPEATETSDWDSSLDLTGFNLSEANTDVDAFDTNQQGNFTYLLDTSISESGTLSSSDDLFNTGDTSLESSVFDDAENSLVVFDTEASSSTDALDWNEQNLLSSETDSDWEIPSATVPPIEAENIESMFGEDLSATTEALELSDEDLFASDDMNAEWDMSSMPAAEAEMDNMFGEDLLATPSENLDDMFGEDLSGTTEALELSESGLFASNDMNAEWDMSSMAPAEAENLDDMFGEDLSATPAENLDDMFGEDLSATTQALELDNLDDMFGEDLSATPAANLDNMFGEDLSATPAANLDDMFGEDLSGSTESLELDNMFGEDLSATPAENLDNMFGEDLSGSTESLELSQSGLFASDDMNAEWDMSSMPAAEAENLDNMFGEDLSATPAENLDNMFGEDLSGSTESLELSESGLFASDDINAEWDMSSMPAAAEMDDMFGEDLSATPAGMDNMFGEDLSATTEALELENLDNMFGEDLSATTEALELSESGLFASDDTNAEWDMSSMPAAEAEMDNMFGEDLSATPAEMDNMFGEDLSATPTEMDNMFGEDLSGTTEALELSESGLFASDDINAEWDMSSMPAAEAEMDDMFGEDLSATPAEMDNMFGEDLSATPAEMDDMFGEDLSATTQSLELENLDDMFGEDLSATTQDLFASDDMNAEWDISPAAMSPTENLDDMFGEDLSATNEALDLDADNLLGSELDADWDMLSAAVPEDADLSQADLLGVEPAEIGDMLDFEEDLFTAQMPSEDLAIATNQLNQIEALWGLTAEEENDNQTSETTEELSTADFNALSFEEDKVSTAEFLGADEFDELEALLGEDAIGDQITPDLVLNNEFDELDALLGEQETASADMLDEFADLEALLGDEPQAITPKAKQASKSAAPVSNTIDDEFGDLEILLGQAEETMGVPRSAKTSSSPVRPVNRTRQIKVFEQTMRVPVKHLDNLSNLVGELVVNRNTLEQDQERLRQFLDNLLHQVQQLSDVGARMQDRYERSLLESSLLASRQGNRFNPRGDRDSQSQDNTPPNSRFGLGELELDLFTPFHTLSQEIIELIVRVRESAADIEFLVDETDQVARMLRQITSQLQEGLTRSRMVPFANTADRLPRAVRDISIRCGKQAELHIEGRETLLDKVILEHLSDPMTHLINNAITHGIETPEVRKAAGKPPVGRITIRAFHQGNQTVISVSDDGAGVDAERVKSKAIEKGLITPEQATTMTRLDVYDLLFHPGFTTKDKEDEFAGRGIGMNVVRENLTEIRGVINTDSTLGKGTTFTVRLPLTLSICKALCCLIDRTRIAFPMDGVEDMLDVPQERIQTNAEGQTCIYWRDSLMPFQPLSELLTYNRHLSRGNVYGGKRDDDMISVVVLRSSGNYIAVQVDQVLGEQEIVIKQLEGPVPKPLGVAGATVLGDGRIMPIADVLELIDLATGRIGKDRGVSLWDKSGVPAPVEVPEVKTDPMVLIVDDSITVRELLSMTFNKAGYRVEQARDGQEAWDKLRSGLPCEIVFCDIEMPRMDGLELLSRIQKDPTLSHLPVAMLTSRGASKHQQMAAQFGAKGYFTKPYLEEVLLDAAQRMIKGEVLLSINSNA; the protein is encoded by the coding sequence ATGCAGCCGGAACAACAACAGCGAATCATGGGCTACTTTATTGAGGAGGCTAAAGACCACCTCAACACCATTGAACAGGGTTTGATGAATCTGCAAAGCACGATTGAAGACCCGGAAATGGTAAATGAAGTATTCCGCGCCGCCCATTCGGTTAAAGGAGGGGCGGCAATGCTAGGACTCAATAGCATTCAGAAAGCCTCCCACCGCTTAGAAGACTCTTTTAAAATTCTCAAAGAGTGTCCGGTGAAGATTGACCAAAAGCTGGAGTCCCTATTTTTGCGAGTTTCTGATACTCTCAAGGAACTGATAGAGCAGCTAAGCGGCCCGTTCGGTCTGACGGAAGATATTGGCAACAGCATCATGTCAGGGGTGGAGCCTGTATTTGAGGAACTCAACCAGCACATGGCGTTACTGGTGGGCGGGGCTGGTGGCATGGCTTTAGAGGCGGCTAACAGCACTAAGGCTGAGGCACCAATGGTAATGTCTGCACAGTACGCTGGGAGCAGCGTTCGAGATGGGCAGGCGCAAAAAAGCGTATTTACAAGCGATGTGCTGAGCCAGCTGCGGGAGATGTTGCAGTTATTTAAGCAGCCGGACTCTGCCAGGTGTAGGGAAAAACTTCAGGAAATCTGCGGCAGTTTAGAGCTTTTGGGCGAGCAATTTGAGTTGCCAAAATGGTCGCAGCTGATTCGGACAGCTGGAAGCGCGATCGCTAATCCAGAAAATTCCTATCGCATTCTTGCCAGCGTTGTTATTAAAGAGATAAAACAAGCTCAAGAACTGGTGTTGGCAGGTCGGGAAACATCAATAGAGCCAAGTTCCCAGCTAAAAGCACTGATACCGTTAACTACTGTAGTCGCGACTGGTGAAACTCACGAAGCAGAAAACTATCTCCAGGGAGCGATCGCTACTTTTGAGTCAGCACACCAGACAAGCGATCGCACCGTATTGGCAGTAGAGGCGGGAAATCTTCACAATCATCCCGTGATCGCCATCGATGGCGATCGCTACACCGATACGCCAATCCAAGAAGAAATCGTTGCCTCCGTGTCCTCTGGCGCTACTTCTTGGCAGGAACAAGCCCTTTCGCCAGACGTAGATAATATGTTCTTTGAGCCAGCTAATAACAAAGGTCGGAGTAAAGAATCAGCCACCCACCGCGCCGATCCCAGTGGGCCAGAAGTGGGGATGGCAGAACTCAACAGCCTCGCAGACCTCTTTGAAGGCGAAAGTCCGGAACTAGATGAAACCTGGCAAGAAGAAGAAGTCCTCAGCGATGTTGGTCATGACCTGGTAAATGAGCGTCACGGGGAAAGCGATTTTGACGAAGAAGGCGATTCTTTCGATGATTTTTCCGATCTTTTGGGCGATTCATTAAGTGGAATAGCAAAACCCTCACCCACAGCCACAGCGGGAGACGAATTAACCAATTTATTTGGCGAAGACTTTGTAGACGAAGCAACAGTAGATGAGCAACCTTCTCTCCAATCGGTTGATGATGGCTTTGCCGATATGCTATTTGAGGACGATAGTTCAGTCAATACGACATCAGAAGATTTAAGCAGTCTCTGGGACGATAATTTTATAGACGAGGAAGAATCCGATTCACCAGAAATCGCAACAACAGCCACAGGAGCAACCGAACTGAGTGATGAAGATTTGGTTGTCATTCTTGCTGCTGACAATGTGGAAATGGCTGTAGCAGCGGCAGACTTGGAAGAATCATTTGGCGAGGATGGGAATGCTGTGGGTACAGATACCGACGAAAATGAATCTATTTTCGATGCAGCACCTGGTTCACTGGAGTCGTTCGACTTTGACTTGACAGCAGAAACTTCCGACGAAGTTCTAGAAGATTGGGACACTCAACCAGTGATGTCTACCACAGAAGCAGCAGATGACTGGACTGCTGACTGGTCGAGTGAAGATTTGCAAATACTTGATGGTGTTTCAGAAACCGAACCATCTTTGACCAGTTCTCCTGAAGATTGGTCAGATTCGATGTTTGGCGATGAGCTAAATACGGATGCCGCTTTGAGCGACAATTTGAACGGCGGTATGATGGCAGATGACGAAAGTTGGACGACAGATGCTGGTTGGGAAGAAGAACCAGATTTTAGCAACTTGAATTTGTTTGAAACGCCAGTTGCTACACCAGAGAGTCACAATGTTTTAGAAGAACTGGTGCTAGACGAAAACGGCGACCTTTGGCTTGAGGAAAATGGAAGTACCGCAGAGGAATTAGAAGTGTTTGGTTTGGATGGGGTAGGGGAAGCTATGCCAGATGAGGATGCGATCGCTTCTACCGAAACCAATGTTGTAAATGATGTGAACCTTGACTTTAACTGGCCCTTCACGTCCAATACTGAAGACACCAATCCAGCAGACACAGAAAACAGGTCAGCAGCAGACTTGGCGTGGGATACAATCGACAACCCAGCCCTATCAGAATCAACCTCAGCAGACGAAGATCCAAACAGCCAGGAATTTAATCAAACTCAGCTTGAAGATCCATTATCAGCTTTAGATAATCTGGAAATACCCAGTGAATGGGCAGCAGGCGATCCATTTGCACTCTCTGAAACCTCAGAAACAGCAACCACAACAGATGCACTGGAATTGCTTGATTTAGACAGTCCTCACCCCAGTCCCTTCAACATGGATTGGGATAGTGCAGCCGAAAGCGCGACACCAGAGGAAAATGTTAACGAATATCTAGACGAACCGCTGAACTTAGACTTCACAGAACTCCAAGAAGAAACCCCCCATACAGCACTGGATAACTTCTTTAGTGAAGAACCAGAAGCAACGGAAACTTCTGACTGGGATAGCAGCCTAGACTTAACGGGCTTTAACCTATCCGAAGCAAATACAGATGTGGATGCTTTTGATACTAACCAACAGGGCAATTTTACTTATCTGCTCGACACAAGTATAAGTGAGTCGGGAACCCTTTCATCCTCCGATGACTTATTTAATACAGGCGACACGTCTTTAGAATCATCAGTTTTTGATGATGCAGAAAATAGCCTGGTTGTGTTTGATACCGAAGCATCTTCAAGTACAGATGCTTTGGATTGGAATGAACAAAACCTGTTGTCTAGTGAAACTGACTCAGACTGGGAAATTCCCTCAGCAACGGTGCCACCAATAGAAGCCGAAAACATCGAGTCGATGTTCGGTGAGGATTTGTCTGCAACTACTGAGGCGCTGGAACTATCAGATGAGGATTTATTTGCCAGCGACGACATGAACGCTGAGTGGGATATGTCTTCGATGCCAGCAGCCGAAGCCGAAATGGACAATATGTTCGGTGAGGATTTGTTAGCCACACCATCTGAAAATCTGGACGATATGTTCGGTGAGGATTTGTCTGGAACTACTGAGGCGTTGGAACTATCAGAGTCAGGTTTGTTTGCCAGCAACGACATGAACGCTGAGTGGGATATGTCTTCAATGGCACCAGCGGAAGCTGAAAATCTCGACGATATGTTCGGTGAGGATTTGTCAGCCACACCAGCCGAAAATCTCGACGATATGTTCGGTGAGGATTTATCTGCAACTACTCAAGCGCTGGAACTCGACAATCTGGACGATATGTTCGGTGAGGATTTGTCAGCCACACCAGCCGCAAATCTGGACAATATGTTCGGTGAGGATTTGTCAGCCACACCAGCCGCAAATCTGGACGATATGTTCGGTGAGGATTTGTCTGGAAGTACGGAATCGCTGGAACTGGACAATATGTTCGGTGAGGATTTGTCTGCAACACCAGCCGAAAATCTGGACAATATGTTCGGTGAGGATTTGTCTGGAAGTACGGAATCGCTGGAACTATCACAGTCAGGTTTGTTTGCCAGCGACGACATGAACGCTGAGTGGGATATGTCTTCGATGCCAGCAGCCGAAGCCGAAAATCTGGACAATATGTTCGGTGAGGATTTGTCTGCAACACCAGCCGAAAATCTGGACAATATGTTCGGTGAGGATTTGTCTGGAAGTACGGAATCGCTGGAACTATCAGAGTCAGGTTTGTTTGCCAGCGACGACATAAACGCTGAGTGGGATATGTCTTCAATGCCAGCAGCCGCCGAAATGGACGATATGTTCGGTGAGGATTTGTCAGCCACACCAGCCGGAATGGACAATATGTTCGGTGAGGATTTGTCTGCAACTACTGAGGCGCTGGAACTCGAAAATCTGGACAATATGTTCGGTGAGGATTTGTCTGCAACTACTGAGGCGCTGGAACTATCAGAGTCAGGTTTGTTTGCCAGCGACGACACGAACGCTGAGTGGGATATGTCTTCAATGCCAGCAGCCGAAGCCGAAATGGACAATATGTTCGGTGAGGATTTGTCAGCCACACCAGCCGAAATGGACAATATGTTCGGTGAGGATTTGTCAGCCACACCCACCGAAATGGACAATATGTTCGGTGAGGATTTGTCTGGAACTACTGAGGCGCTGGAACTATCAGAGTCAGGTTTGTTTGCCAGCGACGACATAAACGCTGAGTGGGATATGTCTTCAATGCCAGCAGCCGAAGCCGAAATGGACGATATGTTCGGTGAGGATTTGTCTGCCACACCAGCCGAAATGGACAATATGTTTGGTGAGGATTTGTCTGCCACACCAGCCGAAATGGACGATATGTTCGGTGAGGATTTGTCTGCAACTACGCAATCGCTGGAACTCGAAAATCTGGACGATATGTTCGGTGAGGATTTGTCTGCAACTACTCAAGATTTGTTTGCCAGCGACGATATGAACGCTGAGTGGGATATCTCACCAGCAGCAATGTCACCCACCGAAAATCTGGACGATATGTTCGGTGAGGATTTGTCTGCAACTAATGAGGCGCTGGATTTGGATGCAGACAATTTGTTGGGCAGTGAACTGGATGCAGACTGGGATATGCTGTCAGCAGCGGTGCCTGAAGATGCGGACTTGAGCCAAGCGGATTTGTTAGGTGTTGAGCCAGCCGAAATCGGAGATATGCTAGATTTTGAGGAGGATCTGTTTACTGCCCAGATGCCTTCAGAAGATTTAGCGATCGCTACAAATCAGCTGAATCAAATTGAAGCGCTTTGGGGCTTGACAGCAGAAGAAGAAAATGATAATCAGACTTCTGAAACGACTGAAGAACTAAGCACCGCTGATTTTAACGCTCTGTCTTTTGAAGAAGACAAGGTATCAACCGCCGAATTTTTGGGAGCAGATGAGTTTGACGAGTTAGAGGCATTACTGGGTGAGGATGCAATCGGGGATCAAATAACTCCAGACCTCGTACTAAACAATGAGTTTGACGAGTTAGATGCCTTGCTGGGTGAACAGGAGACGGCATCAGCAGATATGCTTGATGAGTTTGCTGACCTGGAAGCCTTACTAGGAGATGAACCGCAGGCGATTACTCCCAAAGCGAAGCAGGCATCCAAGAGCGCTGCACCCGTTAGCAACACCATTGATGATGAATTTGGGGATTTGGAGATACTGCTGGGGCAAGCTGAGGAGACAATGGGCGTACCAAGGAGTGCGAAAACCAGCTCTAGTCCAGTTCGCCCAGTGAATCGTACCCGCCAAATTAAGGTGTTTGAGCAAACAATGCGGGTGCCAGTAAAACATCTGGATAACCTCAGCAACCTGGTTGGGGAATTGGTCGTGAACCGCAACACCTTGGAGCAGGATCAAGAACGCCTGCGGCAATTCTTGGATAACTTACTGCACCAGGTACAGCAACTCAGCGATGTGGGTGCGAGAATGCAGGATCGGTATGAGCGATCGCTTCTGGAAAGCTCCCTCCTCGCCAGCCGTCAGGGTAATCGGTTCAACCCACGCGGCGATCGCGATTCCCAATCCCAAGATAATACCCCCCCAAATAGCCGATTTGGTTTGGGTGAGCTAGAACTCGATTTGTTTACGCCTTTCCACACCCTCTCCCAGGAAATCATTGAGCTGATTGTCCGAGTCCGAGAGTCGGCTGCTGACATCGAATTCCTGGTCGATGAAACCGATCAGGTGGCTCGGATGCTCCGGCAGATAACCTCTCAGCTACAAGAAGGGCTGACCCGAAGTCGAATGGTGCCTTTTGCCAATACAGCCGATCGCTTACCCCGTGCCGTGCGCGACATTTCCATCCGTTGTGGCAAGCAAGCAGAACTGCACATCGAAGGTCGGGAAACCTTGCTCGACAAAGTGATCCTAGAACACCTCTCCGACCCGATGACGCACCTGATTAACAATGCCATTACCCACGGCATTGAAACCCCAGAAGTGCGTAAAGCTGCTGGTAAACCGCCAGTAGGTCGGATTACCATCCGCGCTTTCCACCAAGGCAACCAAACCGTGATTTCTGTATCTGATGATGGAGCAGGTGTTGATGCCGAAAGGGTGAAAAGCAAAGCGATTGAAAAGGGTTTGATTACCCCAGAGCAAGCCACAACCATGACCCGCTTGGATGTGTACGATCTGCTGTTCCACCCCGGTTTTACTACCAAAGATAAAGAAGACGAATTCGCAGGTCGTGGTATTGGGATGAACGTAGTTCGGGAAAACTTGACCGAAATTCGCGGTGTCATTAACACAGATTCCACGCTGGGCAAGGGAACCACCTTTACCGTCCGCCTACCCCTCACCTTAAGTATCTGTAAAGCCCTCTGCTGCCTGATCGACAGAACGCGGATTGCCTTTCCAATGGATGGGGTGGAAGATATGCTGGATGTGCCTCAAGAACGCATCCAAACTAACGCTGAAGGTCAGACCTGTATCTACTGGCGCGATTCACTAATGCCCTTCCAGCCCCTTAGTGAATTGCTGACATACAATCGTCACCTCAGTCGAGGCAACGTTTACGGCGGCAAACGGGACGACGATATGATTTCGGTTGTAGTGCTACGCAGTTCTGGCAACTACATCGCCGTCCAGGTGGATCAGGTGTTAGGCGAGCAGGAAATTGTAATTAAGCAACTGGAAGGCCCCGTACCCAAGCCCCTTGGCGTTGCTGGTGCTACTGTCCTGGGGGATGGTCGGATTATGCCTATTGCCGACGTTCTAGAGCTGATTGACTTAGCGACGGGACGAATTGGAAAAGACCGTGGCGTGTCTCTGTGGGATAAGAGTGGTGTTCCTGCTCCTGTGGAAGTTCCAGAGGTTAAGACCGATCCGATGGTCTTGATTGTGGATGACTCGATTACGGTGCGCGAACTGCTCTCTATGACTTTCAACAAGGCGGGATACCGCGTGGAACAAGCCCGTGACGGTCAGGAAGCCTGGGATAAGCTCCGCTCTGGTCTACCTTGCGAGATTGTCTTCTGTGACATTGAAATGCCCCGCATGGACGGTCTGGAGCTGCTCTCGCGGATTCAGAAAGACCCCACACTTAGCCATCTGCCAGTGGCAATGCTGACCTCTCGCGGCGCTAGTAAGCACCAGCAAATGGCAGCTCAATTCGGAGCTAAGGGTTACTTTACCAAGCCTTATTTGGAAGAGGTGCTTCTCGATGCCGCGCAGCGAATGATTAAAGGTGAGGTGTTGCTGAGTATCAATAGCAACGCTTAA